The proteins below come from a single Vitis vinifera cultivar Pinot Noir 40024 chromosome 9, ASM3070453v1 genomic window:
- the LOC132254361 gene encoding uncharacterized protein LOC132254361 — MDIDYAIRKDEPHKITDTSTPEQILLYERWEKSNRLSVMYIKTKISAGIRGSIEQHENVRELLKAIDEQFVTSDKALASTLIMKFTSLKLTGIRGVREHIMEMRDIVAQLKKLEVEMSESFLVHFILNTLPLQGRKVIDGTRRKCHAGDAKERKERKTSS; from the exons ATGGACATAGATTATGCTATAAGGAAAGATGAACCGCATAAGATCACTGATACCAGCACACCTGAACAAATTTTATTGTACGAACGCTGGGAGAAATCTAATCGCCTTAGCGTGATGTACATTAAGACAAAAATCAGTGCTGGTATACGTGGTTCAATCGAGCAACATGAGAATGTCCGTGAATTGTTAAAGGCTATTGACGAGCAATTCGTCACTTCAGATAAAGCCTTGGCAAGCAccctaattatgaagttcacaTCCCTGAAGCTCACCGGTATAAGAGGTGTGCGTGAACATATCATGGAGATGAGGGACATTGTGGCTCAATTGAAGAAACTCGAGGTAGAAATGTCTGAATCTTTCTTGGTGCACTTTATCCTTAACACTCTTCCACTTCA aggaaGGAAGGTTATTGATGGAACAAGGAGAAAGTGCCATGCTGGTGAcgcaaaggaaaggaaagaaaggaaaacctCAAGCTAG